One segment of Halococcus salsus DNA contains the following:
- a CDS encoding YkgJ family cysteine cluster protein: MTDGQRIEVHPGCEAVVELDPDLTFECIDSCTWCCQHGVLLSDPDLVGLAKRANVNEATVDFRGQQAVKREPKDRENDVALDGAACFFLRDDGLCALHAEHDWKPVRCSVFPLSVELEDDDLHISIREEAHDHCEGLDVSERRVIDHLDDFLPERLWSIANPETAIEP; the protein is encoded by the coding sequence GTGACCGACGGACAGCGGATCGAGGTGCATCCCGGCTGTGAGGCGGTCGTGGAGCTCGACCCCGACCTCACCTTCGAGTGCATCGATTCGTGTACCTGGTGCTGTCAACACGGCGTACTACTCTCGGACCCCGACCTCGTGGGGCTCGCGAAACGCGCGAACGTCAACGAGGCCACCGTGGACTTTCGGGGCCAGCAGGCCGTCAAACGCGAGCCGAAGGACCGAGAGAACGACGTGGCCCTCGACGGCGCGGCCTGCTTCTTCCTCCGCGACGACGGCCTCTGTGCGCTCCACGCCGAACACGACTGGAAGCCAGTCCGCTGTTCGGTGTTTCCGCTCTCCGTCGAACTCGAAGACGACGACCTCCACATCTCGATCCGCGAGGAGGCCCACGACCACTGCGAGGGCCTCGACGTGAGTGAGCGCCGGGTGATCGACCACCTCGACGACTTCCTGCCCGAACGGCTCTGGTCGATCGCGAACCCCGAGACCGCGATCGAGCCGTAG
- a CDS encoding restriction endonuclease: MGLFDRGNSNDELLVVTELLENGEGNSVTKKNLTGREVGGESLLSYIRNGEQPHYILNNRNKGLTYNERGTKDTTQPSSSGWAFCLFTDQRVLFIIDTDSGIDQRSIEYDDVESVEASTGFLKNQITIKTLYANYRFYVSGSISSDEFENSIAFVRRQAGLEKPAVMNTPTTTPTQSATPSLSEDRDKKTVLQRLRSMDPYEFEHFVADLWEAQGWEAAVSQASVDQGVDIVATKQNPFPQKQVIQAKRYAANNTIGSPKIQQYSSLRQQEPGADVSVVVTTSGFSRQAEELAQNLNVKLVDAEGIYRLLKEVDRFDLVAEYSPVQIESVSGPAIGQEQQTFQGERDIERNITDAEPSSVIVDSHSEADSFLKEYTECPNCGEFVPMKRIWRKDLIFPKLQCTQCQTVFAEDDDVLILLKNIRTERTQSASKYGYYGVAVGVVLATIGVVTPTLAILTWLALPIAISRDTRYVRANSSRNPSTGYWVWGAVALPLISAVVIGGIGIGAASLITGGAYLVQRHRNDTTESGIHQKGIRSYITQKRS; this comes from the coding sequence ATGGGGCTATTCGACCGAGGAAATTCTAATGACGAACTCCTCGTCGTAACGGAACTTCTCGAAAATGGAGAGGGCAACTCCGTTACGAAGAAAAATCTCACTGGTAGAGAGGTCGGAGGAGAATCGCTTCTATCCTACATTCGAAATGGCGAACAGCCACACTACATTCTCAACAACCGAAACAAGGGACTCACCTACAATGAACGAGGGACAAAGGATACCACTCAACCTTCTAGTAGTGGCTGGGCGTTTTGTCTGTTCACTGACCAGCGCGTTCTATTCATAATCGATACCGACTCTGGGATTGACCAGCGAAGTATCGAATATGATGATGTCGAAAGTGTCGAAGCATCCACAGGCTTTCTGAAAAATCAGATCACGATCAAAACCCTCTATGCGAATTACCGATTCTACGTGAGTGGTTCTATCTCTTCGGATGAATTCGAGAATTCTATCGCGTTCGTTCGACGTCAGGCGGGTCTCGAAAAACCAGCGGTAATGAACACACCAACTACCACGCCCACACAATCGGCAACTCCCTCTCTGTCGGAAGATCGGGACAAAAAGACAGTACTACAACGACTCAGGAGTATGGACCCGTACGAGTTTGAACATTTCGTCGCGGATCTCTGGGAGGCTCAGGGATGGGAGGCCGCGGTTTCGCAGGCGTCTGTTGACCAAGGGGTGGATATCGTTGCGACGAAGCAGAATCCGTTTCCGCAAAAGCAAGTGATCCAAGCGAAGCGATACGCAGCGAATAATACGATCGGTAGTCCGAAGATACAACAGTACTCTAGCCTTCGACAACAAGAACCTGGAGCGGACGTTTCTGTAGTCGTTACGACCAGTGGTTTCAGTCGCCAAGCCGAAGAACTAGCGCAGAACCTGAATGTAAAGCTGGTCGATGCTGAAGGGATCTATCGATTACTGAAAGAAGTCGATCGTTTCGATCTTGTAGCAGAGTACTCACCGGTCCAGATCGAATCCGTATCGGGGCCAGCGATCGGGCAAGAACAACAGACGTTCCAAGGAGAGAGGGATATAGAACGGAACATAACCGATGCGGAACCGTCTTCTGTTATTGTTGATTCGCATTCCGAAGCGGATTCCTTCTTAAAAGAATATACTGAATGTCCTAACTGTGGAGAATTTGTGCCCATGAAGCGAATTTGGCGTAAAGATTTGATTTTTCCGAAGCTGCAATGCACTCAGTGCCAGACCGTGTTCGCCGAGGATGATGATGTACTCATTCTGCTGAAGAATATCCGAACAGAGAGGACACAGAGCGCGAGTAAGTACGGTTACTACGGCGTTGCAGTTGGTGTCGTACTGGCAACTATTGGTGTCGTCACACCGACTCTTGCCATTCTGACATGGCTCGCTCTCCCGATCGCGATCAGCAGAGACACACGCTATGTTCGCGCTAACAGCAGCAGAAATCCCTCAACTGGATATTGGGTGTGGGGAGCTGTGGCTCTCCCACTCATTTCTGCAGTTGTTATCGGAGGTATCGGTATCGGGGCTGCATCACTCATTACGGGCGGGGCTTATCTCGTTCAGAGGCATCGAAACGATACTACGGAATCTGGAATTCATCAAAAAGGAATCAGATCCTATATCACTCAGAAGCGTAGTTAA
- a CDS encoding transcription factor S, protein MQFCDECGSMMHADGDEMVCAGCGARVAKDEERAAAFVSTEDQTFDDVIETTEDAADEGKPTVEIECEECGNDMAWYTIKQTGSADEPPTRFFKCTECGHRWRGYS, encoded by the coding sequence ATGCAATTCTGCGACGAGTGCGGGTCGATGATGCACGCCGACGGCGACGAGATGGTGTGTGCGGGCTGTGGCGCGCGAGTGGCCAAAGACGAGGAGCGCGCGGCGGCGTTCGTGAGCACCGAGGACCAGACCTTCGACGACGTGATCGAGACCACCGAGGACGCCGCCGACGAGGGGAAACCGACAGTCGAGATCGAGTGCGAGGAGTGCGGCAACGACATGGCGTGGTACACCATCAAGCAAACCGGATCGGCCGACGAACCTCCGACGCGATTTTTCAAGTGCACCGAGTGCGGGCATCGCTGGCGGGGCTACAGTTAA
- a CDS encoding low molecular weight phosphatase family protein, with translation MSNRSDGPRVAFVCVQNAGRSQMASAFAERERDQRGLDEITILTGGTHPADGVHDEVVEVMHEAGIDLSGRTPREITDEELDSADYVATMGCSTLDLDAGIDVRDWDLPDPHGADVETVRSIREEVRERVASLFDEFEAESR, from the coding sequence GTGTCCAACAGAAGCGACGGGCCCCGAGTCGCGTTCGTCTGTGTCCAGAACGCCGGGCGGTCCCAGATGGCGAGCGCGTTCGCCGAACGCGAGCGCGACCAGCGAGGGCTCGACGAGATAACTATCCTCACCGGCGGCACACACCCCGCCGACGGCGTCCACGACGAGGTCGTCGAGGTCATGCACGAGGCGGGGATCGACCTCTCGGGCCGCACCCCCCGCGAGATCACCGACGAGGAACTCGACTCGGCGGACTACGTGGCGACGATGGGCTGTTCGACGCTCGACCTCGACGCGGGGATCGACGTTCGCGACTGGGACCTGCCGGACCCGCACGGCGCAGACGTCGAGACCGTCCGATCGATCCGAGAGGAGGTCCGCGAGCGCGTGGCGAGTCTATTCGACGAGTTCGAGGCCGAGTCGCGATAG
- a CDS encoding HD domain-containing protein yields the protein MTNLDAFSRDESDENYEERALFRAIADEMVAWYDGDSSGHDLDHAWRVFRLGTRLADAEGADVEVVGAAALTHDIHRTVGTDGEDVHPEETLPDVREVLGATEFPPSKVPAVCHCVAVHDEYEFRGIERSAETVEAEVLRDADNLDAIGAVGVARNFAYGGVHGTPLWDPDGGYSGIEHYYDKLQHLPGEMNTEAARALAEERHAFTERFVERFEAEWYGER from the coding sequence GTGACGAATCTCGACGCCTTTTCGAGGGACGAATCGGACGAGAACTACGAGGAGCGGGCGCTGTTTCGGGCCATCGCCGACGAGATGGTGGCGTGGTACGACGGGGACTCATCGGGCCACGACCTCGACCACGCGTGGCGGGTGTTTCGATTGGGGACCCGCCTCGCGGACGCGGAGGGGGCCGACGTCGAAGTGGTGGGCGCGGCCGCGCTGACCCACGACATCCACCGGACGGTAGGCACCGACGGCGAGGACGTCCATCCCGAGGAGACCCTCCCGGACGTACGGGAAGTGCTCGGCGCGACCGAGTTCCCGCCGAGCAAGGTCCCCGCGGTCTGTCACTGTGTCGCGGTCCACGACGAGTACGAATTTCGAGGGATCGAACGATCCGCCGAGACGGTCGAGGCCGAGGTCCTCCGGGACGCCGACAACCTCGACGCCATCGGCGCGGTCGGGGTCGCGCGGAACTTCGCCTACGGCGGGGTCCACGGCACGCCGCTCTGGGACCCCGACGGTGGGTACTCGGGGATCGAACACTACTACGACAAACTCCAGCACCTCCCAGGCGAGATGAACACCGAGGCGGCGCGGGCGCTCGCCGAGGAACGCCACGCGTTCACCGAGCGCTTCGTCGAACGTTTCGAGGCGGAGTGGTACGGCGAGCGATAG
- a CDS encoding beta-ribofuranosylaminobenzene 5'-phosphate synthase family protein, producing MTRVRVAAGGRVHFGFQNLSLARERLYGGLGVALDAPRVVLVAEPADTVRCDDARAATYAERVVDLLNVPGVELTVEERIPHHVGLGSGTQFALAVLTAVARAHDREPRVRERAPALGRGGRSGVGCATFREGGFVADAGHHAERFTTEPPAEGEWAVPVPVARHALPGSWRFVVVIPDIESGRCGDEETESIGRVVERADPAIADEVARLVAQRLLPAAAEGDWAGFGGAVAAVSRLNGTWYADEQGGVYRPPLGDIVDSLSASPAVAGAGQSSWGPAVYGLTDEARADEARTVAHEVLSAAGVDGDVLVCAPRNEGAHVERDRPPKPT from the coding sequence ATGACGCGAGTCAGGGTCGCGGCCGGCGGGCGGGTTCACTTCGGGTTCCAGAACCTCTCGCTCGCTCGCGAGCGGCTCTACGGCGGGCTCGGAGTCGCGCTCGACGCGCCGCGCGTCGTGCTCGTGGCCGAACCCGCCGACACGGTCCGCTGTGACGACGCGCGAGCAGCGACGTATGCCGAGCGCGTCGTCGACCTCCTCAACGTTCCCGGGGTCGAACTCACGGTCGAGGAACGCATCCCCCACCACGTTGGGCTCGGGAGCGGCACGCAGTTCGCGCTCGCCGTCCTGACGGCCGTCGCGCGCGCCCACGACCGCGAACCACGGGTCAGGGAGCGTGCGCCGGCGCTCGGCCGCGGCGGCCGGAGCGGGGTCGGCTGTGCGACGTTTCGGGAAGGGGGATTCGTCGCCGACGCCGGCCACCACGCCGAGCGCTTCACCACGGAGCCACCGGCGGAGGGCGAGTGGGCGGTCCCCGTACCGGTCGCACGTCACGCGCTCCCCGGCTCGTGGCGGTTCGTGGTCGTCATCCCCGACATCGAGTCGGGCCGATGCGGGGACGAGGAGACCGAGAGCATCGGTCGGGTGGTCGAGCGCGCCGACCCCGCCATCGCCGACGAGGTGGCCCGACTCGTCGCCCAGCGGTTGCTTCCGGCCGCGGCCGAAGGTGACTGGGCGGGTTTCGGTGGGGCGGTCGCCGCGGTGAGCCGGCTCAACGGCACCTGGTACGCCGACGAACAGGGCGGGGTCTACCGGCCGCCGCTCGGCGACATCGTGGACTCGCTGTCGGCCTCGCCCGCGGTCGCGGGTGCGGGCCAGTCGTCCTGGGGCCCCGCCGTCTACGGTCTCACCGATGAGGCGCGTGCCGACGAAGCACGGACGGTCGCCCACGAGGTGCTGTCGGCGGCGGGCGTCGACGGCGACGTGCTCGTGTGTGCGCCGCGCAACGAGGGCGCACACGTCGAGCGGGACCGACCGCCGAAACCCACTTGA
- a CDS encoding glycosyltransferase, which yields MIPTVAVAYYPEGAGHATRMLAVAAALEARGAQVTLAGGGPGARFVEHNDYDQFEPAGVDFIGDYQGGSLLDVLVHSLPNSARRVADYVGWLRRESPDALITDDMFAAMASEFVDIPLYICSHNASSYYDAVIEQGFTWLLHRHQIHAAEAFLYPAIWPPDHGDPPGITHVPPIALDLSSDDRVRSPTGEPTRVLADGSAAVPNDAGTPEPSEVLVVPSAYSTGFGELAERLREAGHDVTLVGGPDWECVPALLPYLRAADKVVCSGYSTVMEAAVAGTPCVVYPFTDEQHGVSRVIERTGLDGFQVEHSIRHVVRAVGQPLDAPEYENGAARTAAAVLDGIE from the coding sequence ATGATTCCGACGGTGGCCGTCGCATACTACCCCGAGGGGGCGGGTCACGCGACCCGGATGCTGGCGGTCGCAGCGGCGCTCGAAGCCCGCGGCGCGCAGGTGACGCTCGCCGGCGGCGGGCCGGGCGCACGCTTCGTCGAGCACAACGACTACGACCAGTTCGAGCCGGCGGGCGTCGACTTCATCGGCGACTACCAGGGCGGGTCGTTGCTCGATGTCCTCGTTCACAGCCTCCCGAACAGCGCCCGCCGCGTCGCCGACTACGTCGGCTGGCTCCGGCGTGAGTCCCCCGACGCGCTGATCACCGACGACATGTTCGCCGCGATGGCCAGCGAGTTCGTCGACATCCCGCTCTACATCTGCTCGCACAACGCCTCGTCGTACTACGACGCGGTCATCGAACAGGGGTTCACCTGGCTGTTACACCGCCACCAGATCCACGCCGCCGAGGCGTTCCTCTATCCCGCGATCTGGCCGCCCGACCACGGCGACCCGCCCGGCATCACCCACGTCCCGCCCATCGCGCTCGACCTCTCGTCTGACGACCGGGTGCGGTCGCCGACGGGGGAGCCGACGCGCGTGCTCGCCGACGGGTCGGCCGCCGTACCGAACGACGCCGGCACGCCGGAGCCGTCCGAGGTGCTGGTGGTCCCGAGCGCCTACTCGACCGGATTCGGCGAGCTCGCCGAACGCCTTCGGGAGGCGGGGCACGACGTCACCCTCGTCGGCGGTCCCGACTGGGAGTGCGTGCCGGCGCTCCTCCCCTACCTCCGGGCCGCCGACAAGGTAGTGTGTTCGGGTTACTCGACCGTGATGGAGGCCGCCGTCGCGGGCACGCCCTGTGTCGTCTACCCGTTCACGGACGAACAACACGGCGTCTCGCGCGTGATCGAGCGCACGGGGCTGGACGGCTTCCAGGTCGAACACTCCATCCGCCACGTGGTCCGCGCGGTCGGCCAGCCGCTCGACGCCCCCGAGTACGAGAACGGTGCAGCACGAACCGCGGCGGCGGTCCTCGACGGCATCGAGTAA
- a CDS encoding PadR family transcriptional regulator, which yields MYDLTGFQRDLLYAIAGQDEPHGLAIKEELEDYYETEIHHGRLYPNLDTLVEKGLVEKGQIDRRTNYYNITRRGQREIEARREWETQYVEV from the coding sequence ATGTACGACCTCACGGGATTTCAGCGCGATTTGTTGTACGCGATAGCGGGTCAGGACGAACCACACGGGTTGGCGATCAAGGAGGAGCTCGAGGACTACTACGAGACCGAGATCCATCACGGTCGGCTGTATCCCAACCTCGACACGCTGGTCGAGAAGGGGCTGGTCGAGAAGGGACAGATCGACCGACGGACCAACTACTACAACATCACGCGGCGGGGCCAGCGCGAGATCGAGGCGCGTCGCGAGTGGGAGACCCAGTACGTCGAGGTGTGA
- a CDS encoding citrate synthase — translation MTDSDLQRGLEGVAVAETRLSRVDGAAGELVIGGFPVAELATRATFEETLHLLWTGDLPDADELDSVRSALAAHRDLPEETYALLRAAAEGGSTAMDAARIGAAAASVARTDAADPERDARLVVAQLPTAVAAYWRYWNGEEPIAPDPSLGHAANYLSMLTGEEPAPETVRGLETYLNAVVDHGLNASTFAARVVVSTESDVVSAVTAAVGALKGPLHGGAPGPVLDMLREVGESGDPAGYVRAKLDDGERLMGFGHRVYRVRDPRAAVLQSAAERFYRDRGDEAFLDRAQELESVAVDALAAHRPDRRLETNVEFYTAVLLNGLGVPQELFTATFGVARVGGWTAHCLEQYADNRIVRPRAVYVGDEGRTWTPIEQR, via the coding sequence ATGACCGACAGCGACCTACAGCGCGGTCTCGAGGGCGTCGCGGTCGCGGAGACGCGACTGAGCCGGGTCGACGGCGCGGCGGGGGAACTGGTGATCGGCGGTTTCCCGGTGGCGGAGCTGGCGACGCGCGCGACGTTCGAGGAGACGCTTCACCTCCTCTGGACCGGTGACCTCCCGGACGCGGACGAGCTCGACTCGGTGCGCTCGGCGCTCGCGGCCCACCGCGACCTCCCCGAGGAGACGTACGCGCTCCTCCGGGCCGCCGCCGAGGGTGGATCGACGGCGATGGACGCCGCCCGCATCGGAGCCGCCGCCGCCAGCGTCGCACGGACGGACGCGGCCGACCCCGAGCGTGACGCCCGGCTCGTCGTCGCGCAGCTCCCGACGGCGGTGGCCGCGTACTGGCGATACTGGAACGGCGAGGAACCGATCGCGCCCGATCCGAGCCTCGGTCACGCCGCCAACTATCTCTCCATGCTGACCGGCGAGGAGCCCGCCCCGGAGACGGTGCGGGGGCTGGAGACGTACCTCAACGCCGTCGTCGACCACGGATTAAACGCATCGACGTTCGCCGCGCGGGTCGTCGTCTCCACCGAATCGGACGTCGTCTCGGCGGTCACCGCCGCCGTGGGTGCGCTGAAGGGGCCGCTCCACGGCGGCGCGCCGGGGCCGGTGCTCGACATGCTCCGAGAGGTCGGCGAGTCGGGCGACCCGGCGGGATACGTCCGTGCGAAACTGGACGATGGCGAGCGGCTGATGGGGTTCGGTCACCGCGTCTACCGGGTTCGGGACCCGCGGGCGGCGGTGCTCCAGTCGGCGGCCGAGCGATTCTACCGCGACCGCGGCGACGAGGCGTTCCTCGACCGGGCGCAGGAGCTGGAGTCCGTCGCCGTCGACGCCCTCGCGGCACACAGGCCCGACCGCCGACTGGAGACGAACGTCGAGTTCTACACGGCCGTGCTCCTCAACGGACTCGGCGTCCCACAGGAGCTGTTCACCGCGACCTTCGGGGTCGCTCGCGTCGGCGGCTGGACGGCACACTGTCTCGAACAGTACGCCGACAACCGAATCGTCCGCCCACGGGCGGTCTACGTCGGCGACGAGGGACGGACGTGGACGCCGATCGAGCAACGCTGA
- a CDS encoding DUF1028 domain-containing protein, with translation MPARPPRTSTFSIVARDPATDAVGVAVQSKFVSVGSVVPFASADAGAVATQSFANVAYGPDGLDLLRAGRSADEVVAELTESDDDSDERQVGVVGQDGSVAGFTGAGCFEFAGDIQGENYTVQGNILENRATIEAMAETYESADGGLPDRLLAALHAGNEAGGDARGEQAAALYVVKPEGGYDGGNDRWIDVRVDDHEHPIDELERVFRIYDVTLLEREPPDEYHELDDETAEAVTAALDEAGFCEGTSTALGEGDTALAAFSGANNFENHEIRALEDALARGWDDADGTSEDRLVNAVWHGLSRLDRK, from the coding sequence AGTCGAAGTTCGTCAGCGTCGGCTCGGTCGTCCCGTTCGCGAGCGCCGACGCGGGCGCGGTCGCCACCCAGAGCTTCGCGAACGTCGCCTACGGCCCCGACGGTCTCGACCTGCTCCGAGCGGGGCGCTCGGCCGACGAGGTCGTCGCCGAACTCACCGAGTCGGACGACGACTCGGACGAGCGCCAGGTCGGGGTCGTCGGCCAGGACGGCTCCGTCGCGGGCTTCACCGGCGCGGGCTGCTTCGAGTTCGCGGGCGACATTCAGGGCGAGAATTATACCGTGCAGGGCAACATTCTCGAGAACCGCGCGACCATCGAGGCGATGGCCGAGACCTACGAATCGGCCGACGGCGGTCTCCCCGACCGCCTCCTCGCGGCGCTCCACGCCGGTAACGAGGCGGGTGGCGACGCGCGTGGCGAGCAGGCCGCGGCGCTCTACGTCGTCAAACCCGAGGGCGGCTACGACGGCGGCAACGACCGCTGGATCGACGTCCGCGTCGACGACCACGAACACCCCATCGACGAACTCGAACGCGTCTTCCGGATCTACGACGTCACGCTGCTCGAACGCGAACCACCCGACGAGTACCACGAACTCGACGACGAGACCGCCGAAGCAGTCACCGCGGCGCTCGACGAGGCCGGTTTCTGCGAGGGTACGTCGACAGCGCTCGGCGAGGGCGACACGGCGCTCGCGGCCTTCAGCGGCGCGAACAACTTCGAGAACCACGAGATTCGGGCGCTGGAGGACGCGCTCGCGCGCGGCTGGGACGATGCCGACGGAACCAGTGAGGACCGTCTAGTGAACGCGGTCTGGCACGGGCTGTCCCGACTCGATCGGAAGTGA